One Edaphobacter flagellatus genomic region harbors:
- the hisG gene encoding ATP phosphoribosyltransferase gives MSETKKLKLGIPKGSLQDATIALFERAGWHIYASGRSYFPGIDDSEIECMLVRAQEMARYVEHGALDAGLTGNDWVLENQHDIEYVTSLTYSKQSRQKVKWVLAVPEDSPYQKPEDLAGKIIATELVEFTKRYFASKNIPVTVEFSWGATEVKPPTLADAIVEVTETGSSLRANRLRIIETLMESETQLIANKTAFKDEWKKAKINNISLMLNAAIAAQGRVGLMLNARKADLREVLNVLPALNSPTVSQLSDAEWVALNTILDETIVRDVIPKLKAAGATGIVEYPLSKVVL, from the coding sequence ATGAGCGAGACGAAGAAGCTGAAGCTCGGCATCCCCAAGGGCAGTCTGCAGGACGCAACCATTGCTTTGTTTGAACGCGCGGGCTGGCACATTTACGCCAGCGGCCGCAGCTACTTTCCCGGTATCGACGACTCCGAAATCGAGTGCATGCTTGTCCGCGCGCAGGAGATGGCTCGTTATGTCGAGCACGGCGCACTGGACGCTGGCCTGACCGGCAACGACTGGGTGCTCGAAAATCAGCACGATATCGAGTACGTGACTAGCCTCACCTACTCCAAGCAGAGCCGCCAAAAAGTGAAGTGGGTGCTCGCTGTTCCTGAGGATTCTCCCTATCAGAAGCCCGAGGACCTCGCCGGTAAGATCATCGCTACAGAGCTTGTTGAGTTCACTAAACGCTATTTCGCATCGAAGAACATTCCCGTCACTGTCGAATTCAGCTGGGGCGCTACTGAAGTGAAGCCGCCCACGCTTGCCGACGCCATCGTCGAGGTCACCGAGACAGGCAGCTCACTCCGTGCCAACCGCCTACGGATTATCGAGACACTGATGGAGAGCGAGACGCAACTCATCGCCAACAAGACCGCCTTCAAAGACGAGTGGAAGAAAGCAAAGATCAACAACATCTCGCTGATGCTGAATGCCGCCATTGCTGCACAAGGCCGCGTTGGATTGATGCTCAACGCACGCAAGGCCGACCTGCGCGAAGTCCTCAACGTTCTGCCTGCGCTCAACTCACCGACCGTATCGCAGCTTAGCGATGCCGAGTGGGTCGCGCTCAATACGATTCTGGATGAAACCATCGTGCGCGACGTGATTCCCAAGCTCAAGGCTGCGGGCGCTACAGGCATCGTCGAGTATCCGCTCAGCAAGGTTGTTCTCTAA
- the hisD gene encoding histidinol dehydrogenase, which translates to MKLVKTYGRSAKTAAALIESIEQRGAVSTARVEPIVRRILADVRKNGDRALRKYATKFDALAKDRLLMVSREEMEAAWHATSPELQAAMMVARGNILAFAEAQMPKTWSFSPSDGITTGQIVRPLSSVGCYVPGGRYPLPSTLLMTATPAQVAGVERIVVCSPKPARETLAAAHLAGVTEFYRIGGAQAIAAFAYGTESIAPVNKIVGPGNLFVTAAKSLVSSECGIDMPAGPTEIVVTSEKGYAPGIAADLVAQAEHDPETLAVLITSNETLANSVVASVKTQVKGNKIAKQSLTKQGAIFVTKTVAEARELTNRLAPEHLTVDSAADLDWVQNAGSVFVGDYAPQSMGDYVSGPNHVLPTGRVGRIRGGLSVLDFVKIITVQEYTQKGLRKIGPHAIALATAEGLTGHAESVRVRMR; encoded by the coding sequence ATGAAGCTGGTCAAAACCTACGGCCGCTCTGCTAAGACCGCAGCCGCGTTGATCGAATCGATCGAACAGCGCGGCGCGGTCTCAACGGCCCGCGTAGAACCAATCGTCCGCCGCATCCTTGCCGACGTCCGCAAAAACGGCGACCGCGCTCTGCGCAAATATGCAACCAAGTTCGACGCGCTCGCCAAGGACAGGCTGCTGATGGTTTCGCGCGAAGAGATGGAAGCCGCCTGGCACGCCACCTCACCCGAACTACAGGCCGCCATGATGGTCGCGCGCGGCAACATCCTTGCCTTTGCAGAGGCGCAGATGCCGAAGACGTGGAGTTTTTCTCCCTCCGATGGCATCACGACAGGCCAGATCGTTCGCCCGCTCAGCTCGGTTGGCTGCTACGTCCCGGGAGGACGCTATCCGCTTCCCTCCACATTGCTGATGACAGCCACACCCGCACAGGTTGCAGGCGTCGAGCGCATCGTTGTCTGTTCTCCCAAGCCTGCGCGCGAGACGCTTGCTGCCGCCCACCTTGCAGGTGTCACCGAGTTCTACCGCATCGGTGGAGCCCAGGCCATCGCCGCATTTGCCTACGGCACCGAGTCCATCGCTCCGGTGAATAAGATTGTTGGTCCAGGCAATCTCTTTGTCACCGCCGCTAAATCGCTCGTCTCTTCCGAATGCGGCATCGACATGCCCGCCGGGCCGACTGAGATTGTGGTCACCAGCGAGAAGGGCTACGCTCCTGGCATCGCCGCCGATCTCGTCGCACAGGCCGAGCATGATCCTGAGACGCTTGCTGTGCTCATCACCAGCAACGAAACTCTTGCGAACTCCGTCGTAGCATCCGTCAAAACACAGGTCAAAGGCAACAAGATCGCCAAACAGTCGCTCACAAAGCAAGGCGCAATCTTTGTCACAAAAACAGTCGCTGAGGCTCGTGAGCTGACAAACCGGCTCGCACCGGAACATCTGACAGTCGATAGCGCTGCAGATCTCGACTGGGTGCAGAATGCAGGCTCCGTCTTCGTCGGCGACTACGCTCCACAGTCGATGGGCGACTACGTCTCCGGTCCCAACCACGTGTTACCCACAGGGCGTGTCGGCCGTATTCGCGGCGGCCTAAGCGTGCTCGATTTCGTTAAGATCATTACCGTGCAGGAATACACGCAGAAAGGGCTGAGGAAGATCGGCCCGCACGCCATTGCACTCGCGACCGCGGAGGGCCTTACAGGCCATGCCGAAAGTGTTCGCGTAAGGATGAGGTGA
- the hisC gene encoding histidinol-phosphate transaminase: MSTVATTVKPRRAVLEMPEYHPPLAERTALRLDFNENTLAPSPRVADRLRQITAEGLTKYPEREPVERKIAAHFGLEPAQVLLTNGVDEAIHLICCAFLDEGDEAVIATPSFFMYDVNIRMMTRGLVKVQADETLEFPFERLLAAITERTKLIIIASPNNPTGATVTRGQLLAIANAAPHAVLMVDEAYFHFHGETVMGDIASTPNLIVARTFSKAYGLANLRLGMLAGNSELLTYLRKVSSPYNVNGVALDCLSVAIEDDAYINWYAEQIRIGRERTMAGLSELGISYFPSAANFVLMKIGPLHKELVAAMRHHGVLLRDRSTDPGCDGYVRITIGVGDQVTRGLEALKISLNEIGWKPQRGFATTESKQKQEL; encoded by the coding sequence ATGAGCACCGTTGCAACAACAGTCAAACCGCGCCGTGCTGTTCTGGAGATGCCGGAGTATCATCCTCCGCTCGCAGAGCGCACCGCACTGCGTCTCGACTTCAACGAGAACACGCTCGCACCGTCCCCACGCGTCGCAGACCGTTTGCGACAGATCACGGCCGAGGGGCTGACCAAGTATCCGGAGCGCGAACCAGTAGAACGCAAGATCGCCGCGCACTTCGGCCTTGAACCTGCACAGGTATTGCTGACCAACGGTGTCGATGAGGCCATTCACCTCATCTGTTGCGCCTTTCTCGACGAAGGGGACGAGGCCGTCATCGCAACGCCGTCGTTCTTCATGTACGACGTCAACATCCGCATGATGACGCGCGGCCTGGTCAAGGTGCAGGCCGACGAGACGCTCGAGTTCCCCTTCGAGCGTCTGCTCGCCGCTATCACCGAGCGCACCAAGTTGATCATCATCGCCTCGCCTAACAACCCAACCGGGGCGACCGTCACCCGCGGACAACTGCTCGCCATCGCCAACGCAGCGCCTCACGCTGTGCTGATGGTCGACGAGGCCTACTTCCACTTCCACGGCGAGACCGTCATGGGCGACATCGCCTCCACGCCAAACCTCATCGTCGCGCGCACCTTCTCCAAAGCCTATGGCCTCGCCAATCTGCGCCTCGGCATGCTGGCTGGCAACAGCGAACTACTTACCTATCTGCGCAAGGTCAGCTCGCCCTACAACGTCAACGGAGTTGCGCTCGATTGCCTCTCTGTCGCCATCGAAGATGATGCCTATATCAACTGGTACGCCGAGCAGATCCGCATCGGCCGCGAGCGCACTATGGCAGGCCTCTCCGAATTAGGCATTAGCTACTTTCCCAGCGCCGCTAACTTCGTGTTGATGAAGATCGGTCCGCTGCACAAGGAACTCGTCGCCGCCATGCGCCACCACGGAGTGCTGCTACGCGATCGCTCCACCGATCCCGGATGCGACGGCTACGTGCGCATCACCATCGGCGTCGGCGACCAGGTCACACGCGGCCTTGAAGCACTAAAAATATCGCTCAACGAGATCGGCTGGAAGCCGCAGCGCGGCTTCGCCACAACAGAATCCAAACAGAAACAGGAGCTATAA
- the hisB gene encoding imidazoleglycerol-phosphate dehydratase HisB: protein MAKAHTATGRRPRTATIKRDTTETQIALKLNIDGTGVYKVTTGIRFFDHMLELFTRHGGFDLTLTCKGDLDVDQHHTVEDVGIALGEAFNKALGDKKGILRAGYFVMAMDETLAVAAVDLSGRVAYVVDDKVKVRLVGDFQSELLADFFDGFARGAKANVHAKTMYGRSNHHKIEAIFKAFARALRGACSRDERMAEILPSTKGLL, encoded by the coding sequence ATGGCCAAGGCACACACGGCAACAGGCAGAAGACCACGCACGGCAACCATCAAACGCGACACGACCGAGACGCAGATCGCGTTGAAGCTGAACATCGACGGCACCGGCGTCTACAAGGTCACGACGGGCATTCGCTTCTTCGACCACATGCTTGAGCTCTTCACCCGCCACGGTGGCTTCGATCTCACGCTCACCTGCAAGGGCGACCTCGACGTCGACCAGCACCACACCGTCGAAGACGTCGGCATTGCGCTGGGCGAGGCGTTCAACAAGGCCCTCGGCGACAAGAAGGGCATCCTGCGCGCAGGCTACTTCGTCATGGCGATGGACGAGACACTCGCCGTCGCCGCCGTCGATCTCTCAGGCCGCGTCGCTTACGTTGTTGATGACAAGGTGAAAGTCCGCCTCGTAGGCGACTTCCAATCTGAACTCCTCGCTGACTTCTTCGACGGCTTCGCCCGGGGTGCCAAGGCCAATGTGCATGCGAAGACGATGTACGGCCGCTCGAACCACCACAAGATCGAAGCGATCTTCAAAGCCTTCGCACGCGCTCTGCGCGGAGCCTGCTCACGCGATGAGAGGATGGCAGAGATTCTGCCAAGTACGAAGGGTCTTTTGTAA
- the hisH gene encoding imidazole glycerol phosphate synthase subunit HisH yields MIQVIDYKAGNLTSVLKALHYFGVETHVTQSPDDVRNASKIVLPGVGHFQATQLLEDLALTEAVREAVVKGTPFLGICVGLQWLYEGSTEAPDTEGLGHFAAKCERFPATFNNAELKSPHVGWNSLENIREDSRLLRGVMPGGFVYYTHSWRAPVSADTAATTSYGGDFTAVVERDNVMGVQFHPEKSSTVGLRILKNFVEL; encoded by the coding sequence ATGATTCAAGTCATTGACTACAAAGCGGGCAATCTCACCAGCGTACTCAAAGCGCTACACTACTTCGGCGTGGAGACACACGTCACGCAATCACCCGACGACGTGCGTAACGCAAGCAAGATCGTCCTTCCCGGCGTCGGACACTTTCAAGCAACGCAGCTTCTTGAAGACCTCGCGCTCACCGAAGCCGTGCGCGAGGCCGTGGTCAAAGGCACGCCCTTCCTCGGCATCTGCGTGGGGCTGCAGTGGCTTTACGAGGGTTCCACCGAAGCTCCAGACACCGAAGGACTCGGACACTTTGCCGCAAAGTGCGAGCGCTTCCCCGCCACATTCAACAACGCGGAGCTGAAGTCGCCCCACGTCGGCTGGAACTCCCTCGAGAACATCCGCGAGGACTCGCGTCTGCTACGCGGAGTCATGCCTGGCGGCTTCGTCTACTACACGCACTCCTGGCGCGCCCCGGTGAGCGCCGACACCGCTGCCACCACCAGCTATGGCGGCGATTTCACCGCCGTCGTCGAGCGCGACAACGTGATGGGCGTGCAGTTTCACCCCGAGAAGTCGAGCACCGTCGGTCTGCGGATTCTCAAAAACTTTGTGGAGCTTTAG
- the hisF gene encoding imidazole glycerol phosphate synthase subunit HisF, which yields MLTKRIIACLDVRDGRVVKGVQFVDIIDAGDPAELAHRHAAAGADEIVLLDITATHEGRGTLLDTVKRTAATLFVPFTVGGGIRSAEDAAAVFDAGADKVSINSSAIARPELIGEIGASFGAQAVIVAIDARRAENSADPVGNAEVFVAGGRKPTGRKVIEWAREAEQRGAGEILLTSMNTDGMRSGFDCELTARVSEAVQIPVIASGGAGSAAHFADVFGRGKADAALAASIFHFGVTDSRELKAELQRAGVPVRLPC from the coding sequence ATGCTGACCAAACGCATCATTGCCTGCCTCGACGTTCGCGACGGACGCGTCGTCAAGGGCGTGCAGTTCGTCGACATCATCGACGCCGGCGATCCCGCCGAGCTTGCGCATCGCCATGCCGCTGCCGGAGCCGACGAGATCGTGTTGCTTGACATCACCGCTACGCACGAAGGCCGCGGCACGCTGCTCGATACCGTCAAACGTACCGCCGCGACCCTCTTTGTTCCCTTCACCGTCGGCGGAGGCATCCGCTCCGCCGAAGACGCGGCCGCTGTCTTCGATGCCGGAGCCGACAAGGTGAGCATCAACTCCTCCGCCATTGCGCGGCCTGAGCTGATCGGCGAAATCGGCGCGAGTTTCGGCGCACAGGCCGTCATCGTCGCCATCGATGCGCGCCGCGCGGAAAACTCCGCCGATCCCGTAGGCAATGCCGAGGTTTTCGTCGCCGGCGGCCGTAAGCCAACAGGCCGCAAGGTTATCGAGTGGGCACGCGAAGCCGAGCAGCGCGGCGCAGGCGAAATCCTGCTGACCAGCATGAATACCGACGGCATGCGCTCCGGCTTCGATTGTGAGCTAACCGCACGCGTCTCCGAAGCCGTGCAGATTCCCGTTATCGCCTCAGGAGGCGCAGGAAGCGCCGCACACTTCGCCGACGTCTTTGGCCGCGGTAAAGCCGACGCCGCTCTCGCCGCCAGTATTTTTCACTTCGGCGTCACCGACTCGCGCGAACTCAAAGCTGAGCTTCAGCGTGCAGGCGTCCCCGTACGACTTCCCTGCTAA
- a CDS encoding 1-(5-phosphoribosyl)-5-[(5-phosphoribosylamino)methylideneamino]imidazole-4-carboxamide isomerase — MLIPSIDLMGGRIVQLVQGEKLKLAFDDFDYWIERFSKYPLVQLIDLDAAMRQGSNADLISQFTSKLPCQVGGGLRTAEDGKRMLSLGARRVIYGSSLFGGDNELDRKRHPLINLDFAQNLRDGLGEEQLVFSVDTKGGQVAVRGWKENVALTPEEAVTWLEDYCAAFLYTHVDTEGTMTGFPIDVAAILRATTAKQLIVAGGIKERAEVDALDAMGVDAVAGMAVYSGAMEA, encoded by the coding sequence TTGCTCATTCCATCCATCGACCTTATGGGCGGCCGCATCGTCCAGCTCGTCCAGGGCGAAAAGCTCAAGCTGGCCTTCGACGACTTCGACTACTGGATCGAACGCTTCAGCAAATATCCGCTCGTGCAGCTGATCGATCTCGATGCCGCTATGCGGCAGGGATCGAATGCCGACCTGATCTCGCAGTTCACCTCGAAGCTGCCCTGCCAGGTTGGCGGCGGACTGCGCACGGCAGAGGATGGTAAACGCATGCTCTCCCTCGGCGCCAGGCGCGTCATCTATGGTTCGTCGCTGTTTGGTGGCGACAATGAACTCGACCGGAAGCGTCATCCGCTGATCAATCTCGATTTTGCGCAGAATCTGCGCGATGGGCTCGGCGAAGAACAACTCGTCTTCTCCGTCGACACGAAAGGCGGACAGGTCGCTGTGCGTGGATGGAAAGAGAACGTTGCGCTGACTCCCGAAGAAGCCGTCACGTGGCTCGAGGACTATTGCGCCGCCTTCCTCTACACGCATGTGGACACCGAAGGCACAATGACTGGCTTCCCTATCGACGTTGCCGCCATTCTTCGCGCCACCACAGCAAAACAGTTGATCGTTGCAGGAGGCATCAAGGAACGCGCTGAGGTCGACGCCCTCGATGCAATGGGAGTCGATGCTGTCGCTGGTATGGCGGTGTATTCAGGAGCAATGGAGGCGTAA